Proteins encoded together in one Balaenoptera musculus isolate JJ_BM4_2016_0621 chromosome 6, mBalMus1.pri.v3, whole genome shotgun sequence window:
- the RANBP6 gene encoding LOW QUALITY PROTEIN: ran-binding protein 6 (The sequence of the model RefSeq protein was modified relative to this genomic sequence to represent the inferred CDS: inserted 2 bases in 2 codons; deleted 4 bases in 3 codons) yields MITNQNKKIMSPPGEKAVSFTARYKRFVIKTQRFPPVTQSLMCIAGIYPSLHHAVGIGSWEPVKNADTLTAAVAQLLLVEMIRDPAEKGEILLPEAYTSESENKLEKTPPSCPVAVRFDRTRWRRCGSAGVPATVSGKQEFYQLLKNLINPSCMVRRQAEEIYENIPGLCKTTFLLDAVRNRRAGYEVRQMAAALLRRLLSSGFEEVYPNLPSDVQRDVKIELILAVKLETHASMRKKLCDIFAVLARNLIDEDGTNHWPEGLKFLVDSIYSKNVVLWEVALHVFWHFPGIFGTQDRHDLDIIKRLLDQCIQDQEHPAIRTLSARAAAAFVLANENNIALFKDFADLLPGILQAVNDSCYQDDDSVLESLVEIADTVPKYLGPYLEDTLQLSLKLCGDSRLSNLQRQLALEVIVTLSETATPMLKKHTNIIAQAVPHILAMMVDLQDDEDWVNADEMEEDDFDSNAVAAESALDRLACGLGGKLVLPMTKEHIMQMLQSPDWKYRHAGLMALSAIGEGCHQQMESILDETVNSVLLFLQDPHPRVRAAACTTLGQMATDFAPNFQKKFHETVIAALLRTMENQGNQRVQSHAASALIIFIEDCPKSLLVLHLDSMVRNLHSILVIKLQELIRNGTKLALEQLVTTIASVADTIEEKFVPYYDIFMPSLKHIVELAVQKELKLLKGKTIECISHVGLAVGKEKIXCKDVIKCDCQLLLKNNPDLNNMEDDDPQTSYIVSAWARECVKSLEMIFQQYLPLVIEPLIKIASAKPDVALLDTQDVENMSDDDGWQFVNLGDQQSFGIKTSGLEAKATACQMLVIFAKELREGFVEYTEQVVKLMVPLLKFYFHDNVRVAAAESMPFLLECARIRGPEYLAQMWQFICDPLIKAIGTEPDTDVLSEIMNSFAKSIEVMGDGCLNDEQLEELGEILKAKLEGHFKNQELRQVKRQEENYDQQVEMSRKMRMNVDVYILTKVSDILHSLFSTYKEKILPWFEQLLPLIVNLICSNRPWPDRQWXLCIFDDIIEHCSPTSFKYVEYFRWPMLLNMRDNNPEVRQAAAYGLGVMAQFGGDDYRSLCSEAVPLLVKVIKCANSKTKKNVIATENCISAVGKILRFKPNCVNVDEVLPHWLSWLPLHEDKEEAIQTLSFLCDLIESNHPVVLGPNNSNLPKIISVIAEGKMNETINYEDPCAKRLANVVRQVQTSEELWLECISQLDDEQQEALQELLNFA; encoded by the exons CAGCTCCTATTGGTGGAAATGATCAGGGACCCAGCTGAGAAAGGAGAAATTTTGCTTCCAGAGGCCTATACCTCAGAATCAGAGAACAAATTAGAGAAA ACCCCGCCCTCCTGCCCCGTCGCGGTTCGCTTTGACAGAACGCGATGGCGGCGGTGCGGGTCTGCCGGAGTACCGGCGACCGTGTCGGGAAAGCAAGAGTTTTACCAGCTTCTGAAGAACCTCATCAATCCAAGCTGTATGGTGCGGAGGCAAGCAGAGGAAATCTATGAAAATATCCCAGGTCTGTGTAAGACTACATTCCTCTTAGATGCCGTCAGAAATAGAAGAGCAGGTTATGAGGTGAGACAAATGGCTGCCGCCCTGCTACGACGGCTTTTGTCCTCTGGGTTTGAGGAAGTCTATCCAAATCTGCCTTCTGATGTTCAGAGGGACGTCAAGATTGAACTGATACTGGCTGTTAAGTTAGAAACCCATGCTAGTATGAGGAAAAAACTTTGTGATATTTTTGCAGTGCTGGCCAGGAATTTGATAGATGAGGATGGCACTAACCACTGGCCCGAAGGTCTGAAGTTCCTTGTTGATTCAATCTACTCTAAAAATGTGGTTCTGTGGGAAGTTGCACTTCACGTTTTCTGGCACTTTCCTGGGATTTTTGGGACCCAAGATCGGCACGATTTGGATATCATAAAACGGTTGTTGGACCAGTGTATTCAAGATCAAGAACATCCAGCAATCAGGACATTATCTGCTAGAGCTGCAGCTGCATTTGTACTTGCTAATGAGAATAATATTGCTCTTTTCAAAGACTTTGCAGACTTGCTTCCTGGAATCTTACAGGCTGTGAATGATTCATGCTACCAGGATGATGATTCAGTGCTAGAATCCCTTGTTGAGATTGCAGATACTGTACCTAAATATTTGGGTCCTTATTTAGAAGATACTCTGCAATTGAGTCTAAAGTTATGTGGAGACTCTAGACTTAGTAATCTGCAACGCCAGCTGGCTCTTGAAGTAATAGTGACCTTGTCTGAAACTGCAACCCCAATGttgaaaaaacatacaaatattatTGCACAGGCAGTTCCTCATATATTGGCAATGATGGTTGATCTACAAGATGATGAGGACTGGGTAAATGCTGATGAAATGGAAGAAGATGATTTTGACAGCAATGCAGTTGCTGCTGAGAGTGCACTAGACAGACTGGCTTGTGGGCTCGGTGGAAAACTTGTTTTACCAATGACTAAGGAGCATATCATGCAGATGCTTCAGAGCCCTGACTGGAAATATCGACATGCTGGATTAATGGCCTTATCTGCTATTGGAGAAGGATGCCATCAGCAAATGGAATCAATTCTAGACGAAACAGTTAactctgttttgctttttcttcaggATCCTCATCCAAGGGTGAGGGCTGCAGCCTGTACTACACTTGGACAGATGGCTACAGATTTTGCACCTAACTTCCAAAAGAAATTCCATGAAACGGTGATTGCAGCTCTGTTGCGTACCATGGAAAATCAAGGTAATCAGCGTGTGCAGTCACATGCAGCTTCTGcgcttattatttttattgaagattGCCCCAAATCATTGCTAGTTCTACATTTGGATAGTATGGTGAGAAATCTACATTCCATCTTGGTGATTAAACTTCAAGAGTTGATTCGCAATGGAACTAAGTTGGCCTTGGAACAGCTTGTGACAACCATTGCCTCAGTTGCAGAtacaatagaagaaaaatttgttCCATACTATGATATATTTATGCCCTCACTAAAGCATATTGTTGAGCTTGCTGTTCAAAAGGAACTCAAACTTCTGAAAGGAAAAACTATCGAATGCATTAGCCATGTTGGTCTTGctgttgggaaggaaaaaa taTGCAAGGATGTAATCAAATGTGATTGCCAACTGTTGTTAAAAAACAATCCAGACTTAAATAATATGGAAGATGATGACCCTCAGACCTCTTACATCGTTTCAGCGTGGGCCAGAGAATGTGTAAAATCCTTGGAAATGATTTTTCAACAGTACCTTCCACTGGTTATTGAGCCTCTTATTAAGATTGCTTCAGCTAAACCTGACGTTGCTCTCTTGGACACACAAGACGTGGAGAATATGAGTGATGATGATGGATGGCAATTTGTAAATCTTGGAGACCAGCAGAGTTTTGGAATTAAGACTTCAGGGCTTGAAGCAAAAGCAACTGCTTGCCAGATGTTGGTT ATATTTGCTAAGGAGCTAAGGGAAGGATTCGTGGAGTATACAGAACAAGTTGTAAAACTGATGGTTCctttactgaaattttatttccatgacaATGTTCGAGTGGCAGCAGCAGAGTCCATGCCTTTTCTCCTGGAATGTGCAAGAATTCGTGGCCCAGAGTATCTTGCACAGATGTGGCAATTCATATGTGATCCCTTAATCAAGGCTATTGGGACTGAACCTGATACAGATGTACTCTCAGAAATAATGAATTCTTTTGCAAAGTCCATTGAAGTAATGGGAGATGGGTGCCTCAATGATGAACAGTTggaagaactgggagaaataCTGAAAGCAAAACTTGAAGGGCACTTTAAAAACCAAGAACTGAGACAGGttaaaagacaggaagaaaac TATGACCAACAGGTTGAAATGTCTCGCAAGATGAGGATGAATGTTGATGTTTATATTCTGACCAAAGTATCAGATATTTTGCACTCATTATTTAGTACTTACAAGGAAAAGATTTTACCGTGGTTTGAA CAGCTGCTTCCATTAATTGTAAATCTAATTTGTTCTAATAGGCCATGGCCAGACAGACAGT GATTGTGCATATTTGATGATATCATAGAACACTGCAGTCCAACCTCATTTAAATATGTAGAATATTTTCGGTGGCCAATGCTACTAAATATGCGAGACAACAACCCTGAAGTCAGGCAAGCTGCTGCTTATGGCCTGGGTGTTATGGCACAGTTTGGTGGAGATGATTATCGTTCTTTATGTTCAGAAGCTGTTCCGCTGCTGGTAAAAGTTATTAAGTGTGCAAattccaaaaccaaaaaaaatgtcattgctaCAGAGAACTGTATCTCAGCAGTAGGGAAGATTTTGAGGTTTAAGCCTAACTGTGTAAATGTAGATGAAGTTCTTCCACACTGGTTGTCATGGCTTCCATTGCATGAGGATAAAGAGGAAGCTATTCAGACTTTGAGTTTTCTCTGTGACTTAATTGAAAGTAACCACCCAGTTGTACTTGGTCCAAATAATTCCAATCTTCCAAAAATAATCAGTGTAAttgcagaaggaaaaatgaatgagACTATTAACTATGAAGATCCTTGTGCCAAACGCCTAGCTAATGTCGTGCGTCAGGTACAGACTTCTGAAGAATTATGGTTGGAATGCATTTCCCAGCTTGATGATGAGCAGCAGGAAGCCTTACAGGAGTTGCTAAATTTTGCCTGA